The following are encoded in a window of Vespa crabro chromosome 2, iyVesCrab1.2, whole genome shotgun sequence genomic DNA:
- the LOC124432890 gene encoding arylsulfatase B-like isoform X1, whose amino-acid sequence MFYLILVNIVQCHVTAIDNTQLKKSFVMLQMLLCFSLLFSRGKSKVIYSIHEMNEIWISYASLFTALCFLSVLKSNYAILQNSILSITISDNHDDLEKKENKFLRNANQKPNIIIIVADDMGWNDVSFHGSNQIPTPNIDALAYNGVILNSHYVSPLCTPSRATLMTGKYPTRLGLQHSVLLHAEPRGLPLNEKLLPEYLKEAGYVTHAVGKWHLGYYKKVYTPTYRGFDTFFGYYNGVQDYYTHSSADLSETNVLEGFDMRRNLSIAWNTLNKYSTDLFTEESVKLINYHDTKDPMFLYLAHLAPHSGNSKNLLQAPDEEIAKFGYIHNPERRTYAAMVSKLDQSVGEVVAALRNRGMLENSIILFISDNGAPTIKILSNHGSNYPLRGIKETPWEGAVRGVAAIWSPFIKKSKRVSYQLMSIADWLPTLLSAAGLNKSQLGKIDGLDLWETIAGNQISPRSEILINIDDISNYAAIRYGDFKYITGDTGINDEWLGESGKPSEESGFPPVYDPNQILQSKTGIAIAGVITAQEIIESRRSRSVDVKDDINIGFQKMMLTADQLLDLRMKSEIKCNVREEDMIKCDALLAPCLFNIVNDPCEMINLAESKPQILALLERAILKQRFNVVQPTNQKSDDLANPLLHNNTWVHWGDIDDLNKTKLLNHFQNKDSIKYPIELVATISILVGLFILGIITLFALAYGKQYKTKNRRDSKDTKNLNRVKNVNEIERYSISDNEGEKKSNSVNSNIMKDFTMK is encoded by the exons ATGTTTTATCTAATTCTTGTAAACATAGTTCAATGCCATGTGACGGCGATCGACAATACTCAACTGAAGAAAAGTTTCGTCATGCTCCAAATGCTCCTTTGCTTCtcgcttctcttttctcgtggAAAATCTAAAGTG ATTTATAGCATCCacgaaatgaatgaaatatggATCAGTTATGCTTCATTATTTACTGCCCTATGTTTTTTGAGTGTTCTGAAATCAAATTATgcaattttacaaaattcaatattatcaataacaatttcgGATAATCATGACGACcttgagaaaaaggaaaataaattccTTCGTAATGCTAACCAAAAAccgaacattattatcattgttgccGATGATATG GGCTGGAACGATGTTAGCTTTCATGGCTCCAATCAAATCCCAACACCTAATATTGATGCACTCGCGTATAATGGCGTTATCTTGAATAGTCACTACGTATCACCTCTTTGTACACCTAGTAGAGCAACATTAATGACAGGAAAGTATCCAACTCGACTTGGCTTGCAACATTCTGTTTTATTACATGCCGAACCAAGAGGACTTcctttgaatgaaaaattacttCCCGAg TACTTAAAAGAGGCTGGCTATGTAACGCATGCTGTTGGTAAATGGCACTTaggatattataaaaaagtcTACACTCCTACCTATCGCGGTTTCGATACTTTCTTTGGATACTATAACGGCGTTCAAGACTATTACACGCATTCTAGTGCCGATTtg AGTGAAACAAACGTGTTGGAAGGTTTTGATATGCGACGAAATCTCTCAATAGCCTGgaatacattaaataaatattcaaccGATTTATTTACGGAGGAATCAgtgaaattaatcaattatcaCGATACTAAAGATCCAATGTTTCTTTATCTCGCACATTTAGCGCCACACAGTGGAAATTCTAAAAATCTTTTACAAGCACCCGATGAAGAAATAGCAAAATTTGGATATATTCATAATCCAGAAAGAAGAACTTATGCAG CGATGGTTTCTAAATTGGATCAAAGCGTAGGTGAGGTAGTTGCAGCTTTAAGAAATCGCGGCATGTTGgaaaatagtataatattatttatcagtgATAACGGAGcgccaacaataaaaattttaagtaaTCATGGTAGCAATTATCCCCTTAGAGGC ataaaagaaacccCTTGGGAAGGTGCTGTACGAGGAGTCGCGGCTATTTGGAGTCCattcataaaaaaatcaaagagagTCTCATACCAATTAATGTCTATTGCTGATTGGCTTCCAACGCTACTTTCTGCGGCAG GATTAAACAAAAGCCAATTAGGTAAGATAGATGGTTTGGATCTTTGGGAAACTATAGCGGGAAATCAAATTAGTCCTCGATCTGAAATACTCATCAATATCGATGACATTAGCAATTATGCTGCCATTCGTTATGGAGATTTTAAATACATTACGGGTGATACTGGTATCAACGATGAGTGGCTAGGAGAGAGTGGCAAACCAAGCGAAGAATCTGGTTTTCCACCAGTATACGATCCTAATCAAATTCTGCAAAGCAAAACGGGTATCGCTATTGCTGGTGTGATTACTGCTCAAGAGATAATCGAAtcgagaagaagtagaagcgTTGATGTTaaagatgatattaatataggATTCCAAAAGATGATGTTAACTGCAGATCAATTACTTGATTTACGAATGAAATCAGAAATTAAGTGCAATGTTAGAGAAGAAGATATG ATAAAATGCGATGCTCTACTAGCACCTTGCCTATTCAATATCGTTAACGATCCTTgtgaaatgataaatttagCTGAATCAAAACCACAAATCCTTGCTTTGTTGGAGCGAGCTATACTGAAACAACGTTTTAACGTTGTACAGCCGACTAATCAGAAGTCAGATGATTTGGCGAATCCATTGTTACACAACAATACGTGGGTCCATTGGGGCGACATTGATgatttaaacaaaacaaaattattgaatCATTTTCAGAATAAAGATTCTATTAAATATCCTATTGAATTAGTGGCAACAATATCTATACTCGTTGGTCTTTTTATCTTGGGTATAATAACCCTTTTTGCATTGGCATATGGAAAACAATACAAGACAAAGAACAGAAGAGACTCGAAGGATACAAAAAATCTTAATAGAGTCAAAAATGTCAATGAGATCGAAAGGTACTCTATATCGGATAATGAAGGTGAAAAGAAATCCAATAGTGTCAATtcaaatataatgaaagattttACTATGAAATGA
- the LOC124432890 gene encoding arylsulfatase B-like isoform X2: MKILFFYNCEIYSIHEMNEIWISYASLFTALCFLSVLKSNYAILQNSILSITISDNHDDLEKKENKFLRNANQKPNIIIIVADDMGWNDVSFHGSNQIPTPNIDALAYNGVILNSHYVSPLCTPSRATLMTGKYPTRLGLQHSVLLHAEPRGLPLNEKLLPEYLKEAGYVTHAVGKWHLGYYKKVYTPTYRGFDTFFGYYNGVQDYYTHSSADLSETNVLEGFDMRRNLSIAWNTLNKYSTDLFTEESVKLINYHDTKDPMFLYLAHLAPHSGNSKNLLQAPDEEIAKFGYIHNPERRTYAAMVSKLDQSVGEVVAALRNRGMLENSIILFISDNGAPTIKILSNHGSNYPLRGIKETPWEGAVRGVAAIWSPFIKKSKRVSYQLMSIADWLPTLLSAAGLNKSQLGKIDGLDLWETIAGNQISPRSEILINIDDISNYAAIRYGDFKYITGDTGINDEWLGESGKPSEESGFPPVYDPNQILQSKTGIAIAGVITAQEIIESRRSRSVDVKDDINIGFQKMMLTADQLLDLRMKSEIKCNVREEDMIKCDALLAPCLFNIVNDPCEMINLAESKPQILALLERAILKQRFNVVQPTNQKSDDLANPLLHNNTWVHWGDIDDLNKTKLLNHFQNKDSIKYPIELVATISILVGLFILGIITLFALAYGKQYKTKNRRDSKDTKNLNRVKNVNEIERYSISDNEGEKKSNSVNSNIMKDFTMK; encoded by the exons atgaaaatattatttttttataattgtgaG ATTTATAGCATCCacgaaatgaatgaaatatggATCAGTTATGCTTCATTATTTACTGCCCTATGTTTTTTGAGTGTTCTGAAATCAAATTATgcaattttacaaaattcaatattatcaataacaatttcgGATAATCATGACGACcttgagaaaaaggaaaataaattccTTCGTAATGCTAACCAAAAAccgaacattattatcattgttgccGATGATATG GGCTGGAACGATGTTAGCTTTCATGGCTCCAATCAAATCCCAACACCTAATATTGATGCACTCGCGTATAATGGCGTTATCTTGAATAGTCACTACGTATCACCTCTTTGTACACCTAGTAGAGCAACATTAATGACAGGAAAGTATCCAACTCGACTTGGCTTGCAACATTCTGTTTTATTACATGCCGAACCAAGAGGACTTcctttgaatgaaaaattacttCCCGAg TACTTAAAAGAGGCTGGCTATGTAACGCATGCTGTTGGTAAATGGCACTTaggatattataaaaaagtcTACACTCCTACCTATCGCGGTTTCGATACTTTCTTTGGATACTATAACGGCGTTCAAGACTATTACACGCATTCTAGTGCCGATTtg AGTGAAACAAACGTGTTGGAAGGTTTTGATATGCGACGAAATCTCTCAATAGCCTGgaatacattaaataaatattcaaccGATTTATTTACGGAGGAATCAgtgaaattaatcaattatcaCGATACTAAAGATCCAATGTTTCTTTATCTCGCACATTTAGCGCCACACAGTGGAAATTCTAAAAATCTTTTACAAGCACCCGATGAAGAAATAGCAAAATTTGGATATATTCATAATCCAGAAAGAAGAACTTATGCAG CGATGGTTTCTAAATTGGATCAAAGCGTAGGTGAGGTAGTTGCAGCTTTAAGAAATCGCGGCATGTTGgaaaatagtataatattatttatcagtgATAACGGAGcgccaacaataaaaattttaagtaaTCATGGTAGCAATTATCCCCTTAGAGGC ataaaagaaacccCTTGGGAAGGTGCTGTACGAGGAGTCGCGGCTATTTGGAGTCCattcataaaaaaatcaaagagagTCTCATACCAATTAATGTCTATTGCTGATTGGCTTCCAACGCTACTTTCTGCGGCAG GATTAAACAAAAGCCAATTAGGTAAGATAGATGGTTTGGATCTTTGGGAAACTATAGCGGGAAATCAAATTAGTCCTCGATCTGAAATACTCATCAATATCGATGACATTAGCAATTATGCTGCCATTCGTTATGGAGATTTTAAATACATTACGGGTGATACTGGTATCAACGATGAGTGGCTAGGAGAGAGTGGCAAACCAAGCGAAGAATCTGGTTTTCCACCAGTATACGATCCTAATCAAATTCTGCAAAGCAAAACGGGTATCGCTATTGCTGGTGTGATTACTGCTCAAGAGATAATCGAAtcgagaagaagtagaagcgTTGATGTTaaagatgatattaatataggATTCCAAAAGATGATGTTAACTGCAGATCAATTACTTGATTTACGAATGAAATCAGAAATTAAGTGCAATGTTAGAGAAGAAGATATG ATAAAATGCGATGCTCTACTAGCACCTTGCCTATTCAATATCGTTAACGATCCTTgtgaaatgataaatttagCTGAATCAAAACCACAAATCCTTGCTTTGTTGGAGCGAGCTATACTGAAACAACGTTTTAACGTTGTACAGCCGACTAATCAGAAGTCAGATGATTTGGCGAATCCATTGTTACACAACAATACGTGGGTCCATTGGGGCGACATTGATgatttaaacaaaacaaaattattgaatCATTTTCAGAATAAAGATTCTATTAAATATCCTATTGAATTAGTGGCAACAATATCTATACTCGTTGGTCTTTTTATCTTGGGTATAATAACCCTTTTTGCATTGGCATATGGAAAACAATACAAGACAAAGAACAGAAGAGACTCGAAGGATACAAAAAATCTTAATAGAGTCAAAAATGTCAATGAGATCGAAAGGTACTCTATATCGGATAATGAAGGTGAAAAGAAATCCAATAGTGTCAATtcaaatataatgaaagattttACTATGAAATGA
- the LOC124432890 gene encoding arylsulfatase B-like isoform X3, which translates to MNEIWISYASLFTALCFLSVLKSNYAILQNSILSITISDNHDDLEKKENKFLRNANQKPNIIIIVADDMGWNDVSFHGSNQIPTPNIDALAYNGVILNSHYVSPLCTPSRATLMTGKYPTRLGLQHSVLLHAEPRGLPLNEKLLPEYLKEAGYVTHAVGKWHLGYYKKVYTPTYRGFDTFFGYYNGVQDYYTHSSADLSETNVLEGFDMRRNLSIAWNTLNKYSTDLFTEESVKLINYHDTKDPMFLYLAHLAPHSGNSKNLLQAPDEEIAKFGYIHNPERRTYAAMVSKLDQSVGEVVAALRNRGMLENSIILFISDNGAPTIKILSNHGSNYPLRGIKETPWEGAVRGVAAIWSPFIKKSKRVSYQLMSIADWLPTLLSAAGLNKSQLGKIDGLDLWETIAGNQISPRSEILINIDDISNYAAIRYGDFKYITGDTGINDEWLGESGKPSEESGFPPVYDPNQILQSKTGIAIAGVITAQEIIESRRSRSVDVKDDINIGFQKMMLTADQLLDLRMKSEIKCNVREEDMIKCDALLAPCLFNIVNDPCEMINLAESKPQILALLERAILKQRFNVVQPTNQKSDDLANPLLHNNTWVHWGDIDDLNKTKLLNHFQNKDSIKYPIELVATISILVGLFILGIITLFALAYGKQYKTKNRRDSKDTKNLNRVKNVNEIERYSISDNEGEKKSNSVNSNIMKDFTMK; encoded by the exons atgaatgaaatatggATCAGTTATGCTTCATTATTTACTGCCCTATGTTTTTTGAGTGTTCTGAAATCAAATTATgcaattttacaaaattcaatattatcaataacaatttcgGATAATCATGACGACcttgagaaaaaggaaaataaattccTTCGTAATGCTAACCAAAAAccgaacattattatcattgttgccGATGATATG GGCTGGAACGATGTTAGCTTTCATGGCTCCAATCAAATCCCAACACCTAATATTGATGCACTCGCGTATAATGGCGTTATCTTGAATAGTCACTACGTATCACCTCTTTGTACACCTAGTAGAGCAACATTAATGACAGGAAAGTATCCAACTCGACTTGGCTTGCAACATTCTGTTTTATTACATGCCGAACCAAGAGGACTTcctttgaatgaaaaattacttCCCGAg TACTTAAAAGAGGCTGGCTATGTAACGCATGCTGTTGGTAAATGGCACTTaggatattataaaaaagtcTACACTCCTACCTATCGCGGTTTCGATACTTTCTTTGGATACTATAACGGCGTTCAAGACTATTACACGCATTCTAGTGCCGATTtg AGTGAAACAAACGTGTTGGAAGGTTTTGATATGCGACGAAATCTCTCAATAGCCTGgaatacattaaataaatattcaaccGATTTATTTACGGAGGAATCAgtgaaattaatcaattatcaCGATACTAAAGATCCAATGTTTCTTTATCTCGCACATTTAGCGCCACACAGTGGAAATTCTAAAAATCTTTTACAAGCACCCGATGAAGAAATAGCAAAATTTGGATATATTCATAATCCAGAAAGAAGAACTTATGCAG CGATGGTTTCTAAATTGGATCAAAGCGTAGGTGAGGTAGTTGCAGCTTTAAGAAATCGCGGCATGTTGgaaaatagtataatattatttatcagtgATAACGGAGcgccaacaataaaaattttaagtaaTCATGGTAGCAATTATCCCCTTAGAGGC ataaaagaaacccCTTGGGAAGGTGCTGTACGAGGAGTCGCGGCTATTTGGAGTCCattcataaaaaaatcaaagagagTCTCATACCAATTAATGTCTATTGCTGATTGGCTTCCAACGCTACTTTCTGCGGCAG GATTAAACAAAAGCCAATTAGGTAAGATAGATGGTTTGGATCTTTGGGAAACTATAGCGGGAAATCAAATTAGTCCTCGATCTGAAATACTCATCAATATCGATGACATTAGCAATTATGCTGCCATTCGTTATGGAGATTTTAAATACATTACGGGTGATACTGGTATCAACGATGAGTGGCTAGGAGAGAGTGGCAAACCAAGCGAAGAATCTGGTTTTCCACCAGTATACGATCCTAATCAAATTCTGCAAAGCAAAACGGGTATCGCTATTGCTGGTGTGATTACTGCTCAAGAGATAATCGAAtcgagaagaagtagaagcgTTGATGTTaaagatgatattaatataggATTCCAAAAGATGATGTTAACTGCAGATCAATTACTTGATTTACGAATGAAATCAGAAATTAAGTGCAATGTTAGAGAAGAAGATATG ATAAAATGCGATGCTCTACTAGCACCTTGCCTATTCAATATCGTTAACGATCCTTgtgaaatgataaatttagCTGAATCAAAACCACAAATCCTTGCTTTGTTGGAGCGAGCTATACTGAAACAACGTTTTAACGTTGTACAGCCGACTAATCAGAAGTCAGATGATTTGGCGAATCCATTGTTACACAACAATACGTGGGTCCATTGGGGCGACATTGATgatttaaacaaaacaaaattattgaatCATTTTCAGAATAAAGATTCTATTAAATATCCTATTGAATTAGTGGCAACAATATCTATACTCGTTGGTCTTTTTATCTTGGGTATAATAACCCTTTTTGCATTGGCATATGGAAAACAATACAAGACAAAGAACAGAAGAGACTCGAAGGATACAAAAAATCTTAATAGAGTCAAAAATGTCAATGAGATCGAAAGGTACTCTATATCGGATAATGAAGGTGAAAAGAAATCCAATAGTGTCAATtcaaatataatgaaagattttACTATGAAATGA